In Wenzhouxiangella sp. XN201, the sequence CGTGACCGTGTTGTCGAAGGAGCCGGCATCCGGTGCGCTGACGTCGACCTGGACGGTGCAACTCCCACCGGCCGGGGCCGTGCCGCCGCTATAGTCGAAGGAGCCGGCGCCGGCCACCGCTGTCAGCGTGCCGCCGGTACAGGTCGTCGCGGCGTTCGGCGTTGGCGCCACTTCAACGCCGGTGGGCAGATTGTCCGTCACCACGACGTCACTGGCGTCGATCGAGTTGGCCGTGTTGTCGATCGTCACCGTTACCGTGCTTGAATCGCCGCTCGCGATCACGTCAGGCGTGAATCCCTTCGCCACCGTCGGCGGCGGCCGCACGTCCAGGGTCGCGGACGCGGTGCCACTCAAACCTGACGTCGAAGTCAACTCGCCCGAAGTGTTGACGTAGGTGCCCATCACGTCGGCGGAAACGTCGACCGAGACAGTACACAACGCCCCGGCTGCGACGCTCCCACCGGTGTAGGAGACGGTCCCGCTCCCGGCCACAGCGGTGATCGTGCCACCAGTGCAGCTGGTTGCAGTATTCGGTGCCGCCGCCACCACCATGCCCGCCGGCAGGTTGTCGGTGAAATCGAGACCGGTGGCCGCAACGGCGCTCGCGGTATTGTCGATCGTGAACTCGAGCGTGCTCGGAATGCCCTCGCCGACTGTCGCCGGCAAGAAGCTCTTGGAGAAGCCCGGTGCAGGCTCGATGACCAGGTCATCGGTCGCCGCCGGCGCGAGCACGAATCCGGAAGCCGAGAGGTCGCTGGTCGTGTTTGTGTAGCTGCCCGGCGCGGCGCCCGCCGGCACCTGGACCGTCACGTCGAAGCTACAGCTTTCCTCCGCGGCGAGACTGCCGCCACTGAAGGTCAGGAATGAGGTGCCGCTGATGCTTGACCCCGCACCGCACACGTCGTTCATCGGCAGGCCGACCGCCGCGAGGCCCGCGAGTGTCGCCGAGAGGTCGTCGGTAAACGACAGGCCGGTGAGCGCATCGGTGCTGAAGTTCTGGATCGTGAAGGTCAGGACGGCGGTGCCGGTAGCCGTAGTCGGACCGTCAAAGGCCTTGGATAACCCGGCCTGCTCCACCTGAAGATCGTCACTCGCCGGGCTGCCGGTCACGCCGACGCCATCGATCGTGCCGGTCACCGAACTCGTGATGTTGGTGGCGGTGGTACCGCTGGGCACCGCGGCGGGGACCTGGAGCGTGACACTGAAGGTGCAGAAGCTTGCGGCTGCCACGTTACCGCCGCTGAAAGTCAGCAGCGAGGTGCCGCTGAGCGTACCGCCGCACGCGCCGATCGGCGTTCCGACCGCCTGGAGGCCGGAGAGGGCCGCATCGAGGTCGTCGGTGAAGGCCACGTCGGTGGCGGGCTCGGTCGGATGCGCGTTGTTGATCGTGAACTGGAGCGTCACCGTGCCGCCGGCTGCGGTCGGATCGTCGATGAACTCCTTGTCGATCGTGAGCGGATCGACGATCAGCAGGGTGTCGGTTGCGGGCGCCACGACCACTGGCGAGCCGTCGACCGTACCCGATACCTGCGAGGTGGTATTGGCGAACTCTCCGGCGGAAGCGCCTGCCGGAACATCGAGCACCACCGAGAAGGCGCACGACCCGCCCGGCGGGAGCGTCCCGCCGGTGAACACGAGCGTGGTCGTGCCGGTGAGTTGCGAACCCGCACCGCACGGGTCCGTCACAGCCGCGCCGTTGTAGGCAAGGCCGGCGATGACGGCGTTCAGGTCATCGGTAAAACTGATGCCGGTCGCCGAGGAGCTCGGATCGTCATTGCTCAGCACGAACTCGAGCGTCACGGTGCCGCCGGCCACTGCCGGATCGTCCGTGAACTGCTTGGCCGCCTGGAGGCCGGCGATCTCGAGATCGTCGGACGCGGCCGCTCCCTCCACCGCGAGCGCCTCGACCGTCGCGGTAACCGTGCTGGTGGTATTGGTATAGGAGCCAGGCATCGCACCGGCGGGGACCTGGAGCGTGACGTCGAAGCTGCACGAAGAGTTGGTCGGGAGCGAACCGCCGGTGAAGGCGAGGGTCGTGGTCCCGGAAATCTCGGAGCCGGCCCCACAAGCATCGGCGATCGGCGTGTCGATCGCTGACAGGCCGGCCATTACCGCCGACAGGTCATCAGTGAAAGCGATGTCGGTCGCCGTGCCGGGCGCACCCTCGGCGCGGGTGAGGGTAAAGCGAAGCGTGACTGTGTCACCTGGCGCGACTGAATCTCCCACGAAAGCCTTTTCCAGCCGCGGCGCCGCAATGATGCGCACGTCGTCGCTCGCCGGCCGGCCGGTCAGTGGTTCCTCGGCCGGATCGAGGCCGGAAACCTCGCTCGTGGTGTTGGTGTAGATGCCCGCATCGGTGTCGAGCGGAACCTGGAGGGCGAACGAGAAGGTGCAGCTCGCGCCGGCGGCGAGGTCGATCGTGGAGAACTGGATCGTCGTCGTGCTCACGGCAGTCGTGCCGGTGCCATTGCAGTAGCCATCGGCGGGCGCGGTGATCGTCGAACCGGGGATGAAGTCGGTGTAGACGTCCTGGAAAGTGATGTTGGTGATCGGATCCGCCGAAGGATTCTCGAGCAGGAAATCGACCGTCAGCTCGTCGCCGGCGAGCGCGGGATCGGGGGTCACGGTCTTGGTGAGGATCGGTGCCGGGGCGATCGCCAGGTCATCGATTGCCGGAGAGCCGGCGGTGGGCTCCCCCGCCACATCGCCGGTGACCGTGCTCGTGGTATTCGGGTA encodes:
- a CDS encoding DUF11 domain-containing protein; the protein is MNHTLRSIDHFLRPALLLLVSAGALFAAAPVHAQPVFSKAFAPATIGAGSTSRLTFTINNGDMVAPADDLAFTDVLPAGVTIAQPPSASNTCGGVVTAPGGGGTIELSGGSVGPGEACQIAVDVTSSTLATHTNTSGDLTSTAGNSGQATADLTVDAELPGFTKSFAADPIQLGDSVTLTFTLDNSASTSDRFNLSFNDTLPAGLVVAGPSNAGGTCPAVDAGAITAVPGSSTISYGAFGPLASGATCTISVDVTAVEPGLQVNRTGELTSTPAGSLESSGFAVDALDVTVEPLTLVKSFINDPAAPGETVTLRFTVYNFTRDPASDIAFTDDLDATLSGLAATDLPLNDVCGSGSQVSGASTIGLTGGTLGGGESCTFDVTLQVPAGVAPGSYPNTTSTVTGDVAGEPTAGSPAIDDLAIAPAPILTKTVTPDPALAGDELTVDFLLENPSADPITNITFQDVYTDFIPGSTITAPADGYCNGTGTTAVSTTTIQFSTIDLAAGASCTFSFALQVPLDTDAGIYTNTTSEVSGLDPAEEPLTGRPASDDVRIIAAPRLEKAFVGDSVAPGDTVTLRFTLTRAEGAPGTATDIAFTDDLSAVMAGLSAIDTPIADACGAGSEISGTTTLAFTGGSLPTNSSCSFDVTLQVPAGAMPGSYTNTTSTVTATVEALAVEGAAASDDLEIAGLQAAKQFTDDPAVAGGTVTLEFVLSNDDPSSSATGISFTDDLNAVIAGLAYNGAAVTDPCGAGSQLTGTTTLVFTGGTLPPGGSCAFSVVLDVPAGASAGEFANTTSQVSGTVDGSPVVVAPATDTLLIVDPLTIDKEFIDDPTAAGGTVTLQFTINNAHPTEPATDVAFTDDLDAALSGLQAVGTPIGACGGTLSGTSLLTFSGGNVAAASFCTFSVTLQVPAAVPSGTTATNITSSVTGTIDGVGVTGSPASDDLQVEQAGLSKAFDGPTTATGTAVLTFTIQNFSTDALTGLSFTDDLSATLAGLAAVGLPMNDVCGAGSSISGTSFLTFSGGSLAAEESCSFDVTVQVPAGAAPGSYTNTTSDLSASGFVLAPAATDDLVIEPAPGFSKSFLPATVGEGIPSTLEFTIDNTASAVAATGLDFTDNLPAGMVVAAAPNTATSCTGGTITAVAGSGTVSYTGGSVAAGALCTVSVDVSADVMGTYVNTSGELTSTSGLSGTASATLDVRPPPTVAKGFTPDVIASGDSSTVTVTIDNTANSIDASDVVVTDNLPTGVEVAPTPNAATTCTGGTLTAVAGAGSFDYSGGTAPAGGSCTVQVDVSAPDAGSFDNTVTVTSSLGMSAPATDTLVVSDSPLVTKAFSPGEIAVGGSTTVTITIDNTANAVPATNVSFTDTLQGGLLVADPANASTTCTDGTITAVAGAGSFGYSGGTVPANTSCSVQVDVTAPDAGSFENTVTVTSSLGTSEPAIDTLDVTGTPLVDKAFSPEEIPFGGSTMVTITIDNTANPLPADDLSFTDTLQFGLAVADPANASSTCTGGTLTAEPGATEFSYTGGSVAAGASCTVMVEVTGTTSGAVGNQVTVDSSLGQSSAASAVVQIGEVKDVPIVNFWGLLMLTMLLGLAAIWRLRS